In Bradyrhizobium sp. 195, the sequence ATCACACCGCCTGCACGGTCCACCCGATCAGTTCCTTGGCGATGCGAGCAAAGGCCGCGTCGAAGGCGGCGACTGAAGCCGCCGGCTCGACCTTGTCGAGCCTTTCGCTGGTCTCGACCAGGCGCGAAGCAATTACCTTGCCGTTCTTGTCGACGATCCGCGCCGACAGTCCGATCTCGACTCGTGGCTCGCCCTCCGTGGCGATCCGAAAGCGCCGGATGTCGATCAGGAGCTGGTACTCTGCCTGACCGAGATCCGACGTGCGCAGTGGGGCGTGGGCGATGTCGTAATTCTCAAAACTGTCGATCAGGCGCGCCTGGAGCAATTTCGGAATGCTGTCGGCCCAGAGGAAGTCTGCAAAGCCCGGCCTGTCCCCGCCAGGGGCGAACAGCATGCGCTGGGTCTGCAGCATTGCGACCGCGCTCGGCTCGGGAATGGCCAGTGACGCCGAGAGCGTCTTGGCGGCCGGGCCGAGGTTCTGCGGCGTGTGCAGATCGTAGGTGACCTTCTGCGCAGGCGCGCCCCCGCCGGTCATCTTCTCCAGGCCCGCCAGAATGCCGTCGATCTTGCCGGTGTTGCGCGCGAGCCCGTCGGAGAACGTTTTCAGATTGGCGATGGTGTCCTTCAGCGGGCGGGAATTGTCCTCGAGCACGGTGTCGACCCGGCGTAGCGCATCGCGCGCGGCCTGCGTCATGCTTTGACCGGCGCCGGCCTCCGCAATCAACGACCGGGGCTCGCCGGATTTGGCCATGATCACTCCGCCCTCCAGCGTCACCACCGGCACGCCGGTCAGGCCCTGGAATTCGAGGCCGACCTTGGTGTCGGAACGCACCGGCGTGGCCGAGGCGACCGAGATCGTCGCATTGACGAAGCGCGGGTTATCAGGCGCGAGCCCGAGCTGGGTCACCTCTCCGACACGAATGCCGTTGAACAGCACGCCGGCGCCGACCAGAAGGCCAGGGACCGGCCCCTGGAATTGCACGTGGTAGTTCGTGCGCGGCCCGATGCCGCCGGTGTTGTTCAGCCAATAGACGAAGCCGAACACCGCCAGGATCGCGGCCAGCACGAAACTGCCGATCAGCACGTAGGGAGCGCGGGTTTCCATGTCTCATCTCATCTGGTGTTGCAGCATCTGCGAGCGCTTGCCGTGGAAATAGGCGCGCACCCAGGGATGCTCGGATTGCAGCAATTCGCGCATCGGACCGATCGCCACGATCTTGCCGTCGGCGAGCGCAGCGACGCGGTCGCAGACCGTGGTCAGGCTCGCAAGGTCGTGGGTCACCATGAACACGGTCAGACCCAGCGTCTTTTGCAGCGTCGTGATCAGCGCGTCGAAATCGCCGGCGGCGATCGGATCGAGGCCGGAGGTCGGCTCGTCCAGAAACAGGATCGGCGGATCGAGCGCGAGCGCGCGCGCCAGCGCCACGCGCTTGGTCATGCCGCCGGACAGCTCCGCCGGATATTTGTCTGCGTCCTGGGCACGCAAGCCGACCATTTCGAGCTTGGCGATCGCAATCTCGTCCATCAGCTCCTGCGACAGGACGAGATTTTCACGCAACGGAAACTGAACGTTCTGACGGACCGTCAGCGAGGAGAACAGCGCGCCCTGCTGGAACAGGATGCCCCATGTCGTGGCTGCGCCTCGTCCGTGACCGCCAGTGGATTGTCCCATGACTTCGATGGTCCCGCCTTGGCGCGGGATGAGGCCGATGATGGTCCGCATCAGCACCGACTTGCCGCCGCCGGACGCCCCCACCAGCCCGAGGATCTCGCCCCGGCGGACGTCGAGCAACAGATGGTCGAGCACGGTCTGGCGGCCGAATCCGACCACGAGGTCACGGACGCGGATCGCGAACTGGTCTTGCGATGCATCCATCGTCACATTCCGATCGAGGCGAAGAAGATCGCGAACAGGCCGTCGAGCACGATCACCAGGAAGATCGACTTCACCACCGACGTCGTGGTTTGCCGCCCGAGCGACTCCGCACTGCCCTTGACGCGCAATCCCTCGCTGCAGGCCACGATCCCGATCACCAGCGCCATGAAGGGCGCCTTCAGGATGCCCACCTCGAAATGGGTGACCGTGATGGCCTCGTGCAGCCGGGCGATGTAGATCGCCGGCCCCATGTCGCCATAGAACTGCGCGACGAGACCGCCGCCATAGAGCGCGGCAATCGATCCGATGAAGGTGAGGATCGGCAGCGCAATGACCAGGGCCACAACGCGCGGCAGGATCAGGACCTCGACGGGATCGAGCCCCATGGTCGAGAGCGCGTCGATCTCCTCGCGCATCTTCATCGAGCCGAGCTCGGCGGTGTAGGCGCTTCCCGACCGGCCGGCGACCATGATGGCGACGATCAGCACGCCGAGCTCACGCAGCACCAGGATGCCGACCATGTCGACGGTGTAGGATTCCGCGCCGAATCTGCGGAAATGGAAGAAGCCCTGCTGCGCGATGATGGCGCCAATCAGGAAGGTGATCAGCGCGACGATGGGGATCGCCTGCCACCCGATGCGGTAGAGCTGATACACCAGCGACGTCAGCCGCAGCGAACGCGGCCGTCGCAGCACACCGATCACCGCCATGAACAATGCGCCGAGCATCTGGAGGAAAATCGTGAGGTCTTCCCGCGCACTGAGCGTGGATTTGCCGAGATCGCCTAGCCTCGCCAGCACCGGGTTCGGCGCAGCCGTCGGAGCAGGCGTATTGCGGTTGACCTGACGGACCTCGTCCATCAGCCCGCTGAAATGTTCGGCGCCCCCGACGAACTCGGCAGATCTGCCGGATGATGCGGCCCTGCGCGACAGCTTTTCCAGGACCCAGGCCCCGAGCGTGTCGAGCGCGCTGACGCCCGACATGTCGAGGGTGACGAGACGCGACTGATCGACGTCGGCTCCGACCGACCGGGACAATGTCTCGAGCGTGACCACATTCGCGGCGGTCCAGGGCCCTTCAGGACGCAAGTTCAGCACGTCGCCGGACGGCGTTGCGAGCAACAGCGGTTCGTGGTTCACGCGTTCCACCTCATCGGGGCAATCGGTCCCAGTCAGACGGCATTTCTAGGCCAGCATATGGCCGCCGGCTTGACCTGTCTCAAGACCCGGACACGCCGCGGATTGACGCAAATCAAGCGCGATCGCGCACGCGGGTCCTAGGCTTGCTTGCACTCAAGGGGGATATCAAGTCCATGTTCAACAGTGACAGGATGAGCGAAGAATTGCGGGCGCTGAAGGTCGATGTCACACGCTTGCTGAGCACGGCCGGCGAGGAGATGTTCGAGAGCTCGAAAGATCGTGCCGAGGCGCTCGCCGACCAGATCAGGGCCGCGCTCAGCGAGCTCGGCGAAACCGTTGACGAAGAACAGGAGCAGCTTCAGGGCCTCATTGCGGAGCGCCCGATCACATCGCTCGCCTCCGCCTTCGCGCTCGGCGTGGTTGTCGGCTTCATGCTGAGGAGACACTAAGTGAATACCGAGAATGTGGTCAAACATCTGCGCGCGCTATGGCGCACCGACAGGATCATCGCGGACATCAGACTGCGCCATCTGCTTGTCGGCCTCGGCCTGCGCGCCTTTGCGGCACTGATCGCGGCGTTTGGGCTTCTGATGCTGGAGCTGTCTGCCTATTTCGCGCTGGTCCAGACCTGGAGTGCAATCGCCGCGGCGGCCATCCTCGGCGCCGTCAATTTTGCCATCGCGGCCGCTCTCTTCGCGATCGCCGGCCGCGCTCCGTCAGGCCGCGACATCGAGCTTGCCAACGAAATTCACGACACCTCTATCGAAGCCCTTCAGCTCGAGGCGCGTGCGCTCCAGGCCCAGGTGTCAGGCGCGGTGCATCATCCGCTCAGCACGATCGTGCCGGTGCTGCTGCCGTTGATCGCCATCATCATCAGGAACTTGCGGACGACGACCAAGACATCCGCCGCGGCAAATTCGGCTGAAGGGCGCTCCTAGCGGGCGCGCTCAGAGCTTCAACTTGACGTCGCAGATATCGGGTTCGGCGGGATCCGGCTTGACCTCGAAGCCGAGGTCCCGGCACATTTCGAGCATGACGGTGTTCTCCTTGAGCACGTCGCCCGATATGGTCTTCAGCCCTTCCGACTTGGCGTAGTCGATGATCAGCTGCATGAGGGCCCAGCCGAGCCCCCTGCCCTTGAGATCGGACCGCAGCAGGATCGCGTATTCGCCGCTCTCGTAGATCGAATCCGAATGGAGCCGAACCACGCCGACCATTTCGCCGGTTGCCTCGTCGAACGCAATGAAGGCCATCGCGCGCGCATAGTCGAGCTGGGTCAGGCGTGCGATAAACTCGTGGGTAAATTCCTTCATCGGTGCGAAGAAACGCAGGCGAAGGTCGTGCGCCGTGACGTGGCGCAGGAATTCGTGGATGGTCGGCTCGTCCTCGGGACGCATGGGCCGCACGAAGATGCGCCAGTCGTCCTTGACCTTGAGGCGGCGTTCCCATTGCGACGGATAGGCGCGGACGGCGAAATTGGCCGGGCCGGAGCCGACGAACTTCCGTTGCGGCGGCCCGACCGCAACGCGGGCATCCACCGCGGTCACGCCGGTTTCGTCCGCCAGCAGCGGATTGATGTCGAATTCGCGGATCTCGGGAATGTCGGCCGCCATCTGCGCCAGCTTGACCAGCACCATGGCGACGGCATCGTGCTTGACCGCTGGCACGTCACGATAGGCCTTTAGGAGCCGCGACACGCGGGTGCGGTCGATCAAATCGCGCGCGAGCTGCAAATCCAGCGGCGGCAGCGCAAGCGCCTTGTCGTTGATGATCTCCACCGCGGTGCCACCACGGCCGAACACCACGACGGTGCCAAAAGTGGGATCGTCGGCGAGGCCCAGGATCAGTTCGCGCGCCTTCGCCTTCACGACCATCGCCTGGACGATCACGCCGCCGATGCGGGCCTCTGGCCGCAGCTTTCTTGCCCGGGCGAGAATGTCGGAGGTGGCCGCACGCACGGCCTCCGGCGTCGTCAGATTGAGCACGACGCCGCCGACGTCGGATTTGTGGATGATGTCCCGCGACATGATCTTCAGCACGACGGTGTCGCCTTGTGCGAAGATTTCCTTTGCATAGGCCACCGCCTGCTCGACGTCGCTCGCCGCATAGGTCGGCACCATCGCGATGTCATAGGCTTCGAGCAAGTTCTTGATCTCGACAGGCTCGAGCCATTCACGGCCGTCCGCGATCGCGGCGGTGACGATCTGCCTCGCCCCCCGGGCATCGGGCACGAACGTATCGGGCATCGCGGGAGGAACCTGGCTCAGCTCCTCGACCACCTCGCGGTGCCGGACCAGATGCATGAAGCCGCGCACGGCGTCGTCTTCGGTCGGATAGTTCGGCATACCGGCGCCGGAAAGTGCCTGAATGACGTGCTGATCGGCTCCGACCCAGGCCGCCAACACTGGCTTCGCCCAGCGGCCATGTTGCTCGCGATATTTGCCGACGAGCTCCGTCACGGTCGTGGCGATCTCGGCCGCCGAGGCGATTGCCGTTTGCACGTTGAGGACGAGGACCGCATCATTGTCGCGATCGGCCAGCAGCACCTCCAAAGCCGCCGCGTAGCGCGAGGCGTCAGCGTCGCCAACGATGTCGACGGGATTTGCACCGGACCAGGTCGGCGGCAGCGCCGCGTCGAGCGTTTTGCGCACCTCCGCCGAGATGGTCGCCGGGATTCCGCCGAGTTCGACCAGTCGATCGACGGCGAGGACGCCGATGCCGCCGCCGTTGGTCAGGATGGCGAGACGCTTTCCCGTCGGCGATTCGACGCGGCCGAGTGTCTCGGCACAATCGAACAGCTCACGCAGATCGGAGACCCGCAGCACACCCGCCCGGCGGAATGCCGCGTCATAGACGGCGTCGGCGCCGGCGAGCGCGCCGGTATGGGTGGCGGCCGCCTTGGCGCCCTGCGCCATGCGCCCGGACTTCACCACGACGACGGGCTTCACACGCGCCGCGGCGCGCGCCGCCGACATGAACTTGCGCGCGTCCTTGATGGACTCGATGTAGAGCAGGATCGCGCGCGTCTTGTGATCCATCGCGAAATAGTCGAGCAGATCGGCAATATCGACGTCGATCTGATCGCCAATCGAGACGATGCCGGAGAAGCCGACGCCGCGTTGCGCAGCCCAGTCGACCATGCCGGCGGCGATCGCGCCCGACTGCGAGATCAGCGCGAGGCTGCCCGCCCCCGGCATATGCGCCGCGAAGCTGGCATTCAGACTGACCCCGGGCATCATGATGCCGAGACAGTTCGGTCCGATCAGCCGCATGCCGTATTTGCGGGCCGAGGCGATCGCGGCTTCGTACAGAGATCCCGGTCCATGGCCGAGCCCGGCCGAGACGATCAAGGCGCCCGCCGAGCCGCGACGCCCGGCCTGATCGATGATATCAGGAATCTCGCGCGCCGGCGCCGTGATGACCACGAGCTCGGGCACGAAGTCCAGCCGCTCCAGACTCTTCACCGCGGCAACGCCGCCGACTTCGGCATGGCGTGGATTGACGAGGCCGAACCGCCCCTTGAAACCGGCCTTGTGAATGTTCTCCAGAACGGCACGTCCGACCGAGACCGGACGGGCGCTCGCACCGACGAGCGCGACTGAACGCGGCGCCAGCAGATTGTTCAGACGATAGGTTGACATGAAAGCAAATGCGCCCGGTCAGCGACGGTTTCGATGGTTGACGATCAGGCCGGAAAATGACGCGCCTAGTGCGAGATCATAACCCAGCATGGTGGCTGGCCAATGACGGTCTTTGTCACACCGCCCCACACGATCTCGTTCAGACGCGAATGATGATAGGCGCCCATCACGATCGCATCCACACTGTGGGAATTCGCCCAGCTTCCCAAGACCTTGCCGATCGAGCTGCCGCTGCCTTTGGCCGTTTCGAACGAGGCGTAGACGCCGTGTTCCCTCAGATGATCGACCAGAGCGGTTCCGGATTGCACGATCGCTTCGGTCTTGTCATCCGCAACCGTCACCACGCGGACCGAGGCGGCCGCCTGAAGGATTGGCAGCGCATCGCCGACCGCTCGCGCCGCACGCGCGGAGTGATCCCAGGCGATCATGACGTTCTCGAATTCAGGCCGAAGTTCGTCCGCGAGATGTTCCGGACAGAGCAGAAGCGGCCGGCCCGATTCGAACAGGAAGGTTTCGACAATCCTCTCCGTTCGACTGTCGTGCGGCTTCACGGGAATCAAAGCGAGATCGCTGAAACGGGCGTGCTCGGCCAGGATCGCCGCGATCTGGTCCGCCGGTATCTTGCCCGTTCGGCTCCAGGCGCGAACGTTGGCACGGGACGCCGCGTTGGCGAATGCGCTCAGGAGCTGCTGCGTGTCGTTCGCCTCGCGCGAGCTGCCGGTCTCCGCGGAATCGCGATCGGTGGGCAGCATCACCTTTGGCCGCTCGAAAACGTCTTCCTCGAGCGCCAACGCGGTGATCCTGGCGCCGAGGGCGGCGGCGACGGCCACACATTTCTCGATCGCAACCAGGGCCGGCCCGCGCGGCTGGCCGACAAGCGGCAGAAAGACATCCTTGATGGGCATCGGGATTCTCCTTGGCCGCTACAATAGGCCGGCTTACGTCGAGGCGCTTGATCCTCGTCAAGCCAAGGGAACTCGGTCCGAAACAGCGTTGACCGACGTCAAGGACTGGCCGCGATCCGCTCCTAAGGGTTACCCTGATCGTCGGGCGGACTGCCTCCCGACGCAGCTGGATGTGCCAGGAATGACAGACGATTCTGCGACCCAGGACCGGATCTTTGCGGCGCTCACCAATTCCGCCGAGCATCCGGGCGTCAAGCGGATCGACACGCACGCGGCTTCGGTCTTTCTCGAGGGTAGGCGCGCACTGAAGATCAAGCGCGCCGTGCAGTTTCCGTTCCTTGATTATTCAACGCTCGCGAAGCGCAAGGCAGCGTGCGAGGAGGAGATCAGGATCAACCGGCCGCTGGCGCCGCAGATCTATCATCGCGTCGTTGCGATCACCGAGGAGCCGGACGGATCGTTCAAGGTCGACGGCCAGGGCAGTCCGGTCGAATATGCGGTCGACATGTCGCGCTTCGACGAAAGCCGGACGCTCGATCATCTGGCAAAGACCGGCACGCTGGATGCCGCTTTTGCCTCGGCTGCTGCCGACGCCATTGCAGCTTCGCACGCGGCGGCGATCCACGCCGAGGGCGAGGCATGGGTCTCCTCCATCCCTGCCCTGATCGACGGCAACATTCACGGTCTGCGAGCCGGCGGCCATTTCGACGCGGGAGATATCGAAAAGCTCGGCAGAGCCTCGCACGAGGCATTCCTGCGTGCTGGCCCCCTGCTCGCAGAGCGCGGCGGGAAAGGCTTCGTGCGCCGCTGCCATGGCGATCTGCATCTCGCAAACATCGTTCTGATCGAGGACCGTCCCGTGCTGTTCGACGCCATCGAGTTCGATGCGCAGATGGCGACCGTCGATGTGCTCTACGATCTCGCATTCACGCTGATGGACCTGTTGCATCACGATCAGCCAGGCGCGGCCAACATCGTCCTGAACCGCTATCTCGCCGCGACGCCGACCGACAATCTCGACGCGCTCTCGGCCCTGCCGCTGTTGATGTCCATCCGGGCAGCGATCCGCGCCCAGGTGGCGCTGGCTCGGCTGAAGCCACCGCATTCCGATGATCCCAGCATTCTTGGCCAGGCACAGCGCTATTTTGACCTCGCCAGGATGCTGATCCAGCCTCCTGCTCCGTGCCTGATCGCGGTCGGTGGATTGTCAGGCACCGGCAAGACGGTTTTGGCGCAAGCGCTCGCGCCCGTCGTCGCGCCGCCGCCGGGGGCCGTCGTGCTGCGCAGCGACCTCGTCCGCAAACGGATGTTCGGGGTGGAGGACACCCACCGCCTGCCGCCGTCCGCCTACACGCCGGAGCACGCAGCGCACATCTACGCCACGCTGGTTCAGTATGCTGGACGGGTGCTGGCGCAAGGCCATTCGGCGATCATCGACGGCGTGTTCGCCCGCGAGGACGAACGGGACGCGATCGCCGCACTGGCGCGCGAGCGCAACGTGCCGCTGAACGGCCTATTCCTCGTTGCCGACCTCGCAACCCGGCAGAGACGGATCGGAAGCCGCCAGGGAGACGCATCCGACGCCACGCAAGAGGTTGCCGCGCTGCAGGAGCACTATAATATCGGCCATATCGGCTGGGCGACCATCGATGCATCCGGGACAGAGGAGCAAACGCTCCAAAACTGCCGGGACGCGATCGCCGAGGGGCAAATAAGGCAATCTGATTGACGCGGGCAAGAATGTCGCGACCCACCACAAGCTCAACGGCGGCCAAGCATGCCAAGCCGGCGACGCGGCGCAATGCGCTGCCTGCCCGCCTCAGCCCCGGCATGGCCTGCGACACCGCGTTCCGGATCATCGCGCGCCGTCACCTCGATGCCGTCCTCGCCCAGCATGACGGCACCTGCCGCGGCGATCCCGACGCGCTGCACCAGATCCGGATCGCACTGACGCATCTGCGCACCGCCATCCGCTTCTTCTCGCCGATGGTCGACGACACTCTGCGCCCAAATGTCTGGGCCGAACTGAAATGGCTCAACAGCCAGCTCGGCATGGTGCGGGACCTCGACGTGGCGATCGAGCGGGTCGTCGCCGAGAGCGGCGACGAGCTCGCCGTCATTGCCGAGCTACAGCACTGGGACGAGAAACGCACCGAAAGCCACCGCCTGCTCGCGCGCGCACTGCAATCCGCGCGGTATCGCCGCCTTGTCGAGCAGACCTCGACCTGGATCGAGAGCGGCCCCTGGTCGACCCGGCGCAGCAAGGAAGCCATTCGACTGCGCCGCTGCACGCTCGCCGATCACGCGTCGGAGCGGCTGACCGAGTGGGAGACCAAGCTGCTCAAGAAAGCGCGAAAACTCCGCAAGCTCGACGTCGAGAAACGCCACAAGCTGCGGCTTCTCAACAAGCGGATGACCTATTCGATCGAGTCGCTCCAGGATCTGTTCGCCGGGGATTCACTGACGAAACAGAAGTCCATCCTCAAGAAATTGCGCAAGGCGCAACGCTCGCTCGGACACTTGAACGACGATGCGCGAGGACAAGCGCTGGCAGCGTCATTGAACGGCGCCGGCCTCGATGCGGGCAATCGCTTCCTCAACCGCAAGCGGGAAAAGAAGCTGTTGCGGACGGCGTCAGCGGCCTACCGGAAGCTGGACAAGACCAAGCCCTTCCGCTCCGCGGACCTGGCGCCGAGTGCCGAGCCGGAAGTTTAGGTGTGGACGTAGTCCCCCGGCGCATCGGGCAGGCCGGGAGAGTCTCCGATTCCGATCGGCGGCGGGTCGCAGGGCGCGCCGGAGCGTGCCGCCAGCCATTTGGCCCATTCCGGCCACCACGACCCTTCAACGTGCGGAGCCAGCTTCAGCCATTCGTCTGCACCAACGTAGGGCGCGTCCTCGGCTTTGGTCAGCACCTGATAGCTGTGGCCTGGCTCCTCCGGAGGCGCAACGACGCCGGCATTATGGCCGCCGCTGGTCAACAGGAACGTCACGTCGGCGTCGACCTGGTAGTGGATTTTATAGACGGAGCGCCACGGCGCCACGTGATCGGCGAGCGTGCCGACCACGAACATCGGCGCGTGAATATCGGATAGCGAAATGCTCCTGCCGCCGACATGGTATCGCCCGCCGGCCAGATCGTTGTCGAGGAATAGCTTGCGCAGATACTCCGAATGCATGCGATAAGGCAGCCGCGTTGCGTCCGCATTCCAGGCCATCAGATCGTTCAGTGGCGCGCCCTCGCCCATCAGATAGTCGTGCGACAGCCGCGACCAGATCAGTTCGTTGGAGCGCAGCAGCTGGAAGGCGCCGGCCATCTGCGTCGTGTCGAGATAGCCACGCTGCCACATCATGTCTTCGAGAAAGGCGACCTGGCTCTCATTGATGAAGAGCGTCAGCTCTCCGGCCTCGGTGAAGTCGGTCTGGGCCGCAAGAAGAGTGA encodes:
- a CDS encoding CHAD domain-containing protein, with translation MSRPTTSSTAAKHAKPATRRNALPARLSPGMACDTAFRIIARRHLDAVLAQHDGTCRGDPDALHQIRIALTHLRTAIRFFSPMVDDTLRPNVWAELKWLNSQLGMVRDLDVAIERVVAESGDELAVIAELQHWDEKRTESHRLLARALQSARYRRLVEQTSTWIESGPWSTRRSKEAIRLRRCTLADHASERLTEWETKLLKKARKLRKLDVEKRHKLRLLNKRMTYSIESLQDLFAGDSLTKQKSILKKLRKAQRSLGHLNDDARGQALAASLNGAGLDAGNRFLNRKREKKLLRTASAAYRKLDKTKPFRSADLAPSAEPEV
- a CDS encoding ABC transporter permease, with the translated sequence MNHEPLLLATPSGDVLNLRPEGPWTAANVVTLETLSRSVGADVDQSRLVTLDMSGVSALDTLGAWVLEKLSRRAASSGRSAEFVGGAEHFSGLMDEVRQVNRNTPAPTAAPNPVLARLGDLGKSTLSAREDLTIFLQMLGALFMAVIGVLRRPRSLRLTSLVYQLYRIGWQAIPIVALITFLIGAIIAQQGFFHFRRFGAESYTVDMVGILVLRELGVLIVAIMVAGRSGSAYTAELGSMKMREEIDALSTMGLDPVEVLILPRVVALVIALPILTFIGSIAALYGGGLVAQFYGDMGPAIYIARLHEAITVTHFEVGILKAPFMALVIGIVACSEGLRVKGSAESLGRQTTTSVVKSIFLVIVLDGLFAIFFASIGM
- a CDS encoding ABC-type transport auxiliary lipoprotein family protein, producing METRAPYVLIGSFVLAAILAVFGFVYWLNNTGGIGPRTNYHVQFQGPVPGLLVGAGVLFNGIRVGEVTQLGLAPDNPRFVNATISVASATPVRSDTKVGLEFQGLTGVPVVTLEGGVIMAKSGEPRSLIAEAGAGQSMTQAARDALRRVDTVLEDNSRPLKDTIANLKTFSDGLARNTGKIDGILAGLEKMTGGGAPAQKVTYDLHTPQNLGPAAKTLSASLAIPEPSAVAMLQTQRMLFAPGGDRPGFADFLWADSIPKLLQARLIDSFENYDIAHAPLRTSDLGQAEYQLLIDIRRFRIATEGEPRVEIGLSARIVDKNGKVIASRLVETSERLDKVEPAASVAAFDAAFARIAKELIGWTVQAV
- a CDS encoding bifunctional acetate--CoA ligase family protein/GNAT family N-acetyltransferase, with amino-acid sequence MSTYRLNNLLAPRSVALVGASARPVSVGRAVLENIHKAGFKGRFGLVNPRHAEVGGVAAVKSLERLDFVPELVVITAPAREIPDIIDQAGRRGSAGALIVSAGLGHGPGSLYEAAIASARKYGMRLIGPNCLGIMMPGVSLNASFAAHMPGAGSLALISQSGAIAAGMVDWAAQRGVGFSGIVSIGDQIDVDIADLLDYFAMDHKTRAILLYIESIKDARKFMSAARAAARVKPVVVVKSGRMAQGAKAAATHTGALAGADAVYDAAFRRAGVLRVSDLRELFDCAETLGRVESPTGKRLAILTNGGGIGVLAVDRLVELGGIPATISAEVRKTLDAALPPTWSGANPVDIVGDADASRYAAALEVLLADRDNDAVLVLNVQTAIASAAEIATTVTELVGKYREQHGRWAKPVLAAWVGADQHVIQALSGAGMPNYPTEDDAVRGFMHLVRHREVVEELSQVPPAMPDTFVPDARGARQIVTAAIADGREWLEPVEIKNLLEAYDIAMVPTYAASDVEQAVAYAKEIFAQGDTVVLKIMSRDIIHKSDVGGVVLNLTTPEAVRAATSDILARARKLRPEARIGGVIVQAMVVKAKARELILGLADDPTFGTVVVFGRGGTAVEIINDKALALPPLDLQLARDLIDRTRVSRLLKAYRDVPAVKHDAVAMVLVKLAQMAADIPEIREFDINPLLADETGVTAVDARVAVGPPQRKFVGSGPANFAVRAYPSQWERRLKVKDDWRIFVRPMRPEDEPTIHEFLRHVTAHDLRLRFFAPMKEFTHEFIARLTQLDYARAMAFIAFDEATGEMVGVVRLHSDSIYESGEYAILLRSDLKGRGLGWALMQLIIDYAKSEGLKTISGDVLKENTVMLEMCRDLGFEVKPDPAEPDICDVKLKL
- a CDS encoding bifunctional aminoglycoside phosphotransferase/ATP-binding protein; translation: MTDDSATQDRIFAALTNSAEHPGVKRIDTHAASVFLEGRRALKIKRAVQFPFLDYSTLAKRKAACEEEIRINRPLAPQIYHRVVAITEEPDGSFKVDGQGSPVEYAVDMSRFDESRTLDHLAKTGTLDAAFASAAADAIAASHAAAIHAEGEAWVSSIPALIDGNIHGLRAGGHFDAGDIEKLGRASHEAFLRAGPLLAERGGKGFVRRCHGDLHLANIVLIEDRPVLFDAIEFDAQMATVDVLYDLAFTLMDLLHHDQPGAANIVLNRYLAATPTDNLDALSALPLLMSIRAAIRAQVALARLKPPHSDDPSILGQAQRYFDLARMLIQPPAPCLIAVGGLSGTGKTVLAQALAPVVAPPPGAVVLRSDLVRKRMFGVEDTHRLPPSAYTPEHAAHIYATLVQYAGRVLAQGHSAIIDGVFAREDERDAIAALARERNVPLNGLFLVADLATRQRRIGSRQGDASDATQEVAALQEHYNIGHIGWATIDASGTEEQTLQNCRDAIAEGQIRQSD
- a CDS encoding ABC transporter ATP-binding protein; its protein translation is MDASQDQFAIRVRDLVVGFGRQTVLDHLLLDVRRGEILGLVGASGGGKSVLMRTIIGLIPRQGGTIEVMGQSTGGHGRGAATTWGILFQQGALFSSLTVRQNVQFPLRENLVLSQELMDEIAIAKLEMVGLRAQDADKYPAELSGGMTKRVALARALALDPPILFLDEPTSGLDPIAAGDFDALITTLQKTLGLTVFMVTHDLASLTTVCDRVAALADGKIVAIGPMRELLQSEHPWVRAYFHGKRSQMLQHQMR
- a CDS encoding universal stress protein, which codes for MPIKDVFLPLVGQPRGPALVAIEKCVAVAAALGARITALALEEDVFERPKVMLPTDRDSAETGSSREANDTQQLLSAFANAASRANVRAWSRTGKIPADQIAAILAEHARFSDLALIPVKPHDSRTERIVETFLFESGRPLLLCPEHLADELRPEFENVMIAWDHSARAARAVGDALPILQAAASVRVVTVADDKTEAIVQSGTALVDHLREHGVYASFETAKGSGSSIGKVLGSWANSHSVDAIVMGAYHHSRLNEIVWGGVTKTVIGQPPCWVMISH
- a CDS encoding phage holin family protein, giving the protein MNTENVVKHLRALWRTDRIIADIRLRHLLVGLGLRAFAALIAAFGLLMLELSAYFALVQTWSAIAAAAILGAVNFAIAAALFAIAGRAPSGRDIELANEIHDTSIEALQLEARALQAQVSGAVHHPLSTIVPVLLPLIAIIIRNLRTTTKTSAAANSAEGRS